Within Palaemon carinicauda isolate YSFRI2023 chromosome 14, ASM3689809v2, whole genome shotgun sequence, the genomic segment TTGTAAACACTTGCGCGCACGATAAGAAATGACATTGGGAACTTCATCTGGTGATGACATATTTACAAGATATGAATAATTTACTGTGGCCTAGAATCAGATACTCCTCGTGGAATCGATACTTATTGGAGTATCttagttgtgattttttttttcgtaaagcgTTAAGCGAATAAAAAAAGGTCGTAAGAATTCTCAATTTCTTGCGTTGTATGACTGTCAAATTTTGACTAGGATTCGctattgaaatattcattttaatgtcattGCTCAGATTGCCCATAGGATTCGTCAAATTTCATATTGAACAGAAAAAGCACGAAATCTAAACTCTATCCCTCTATCTGGCATTTCATCGTTCTTCTTGGTCGATATTTTAAATGTCTCATGTCTATAAACAGATCTGTTACCTAGATAGAAACCCTCTTCTGGCATTTAATGCTTGTAAGTCGATTGAACTTCACACTACGCATGCCTCTGGTTGCATCATTAGATTAATCGTATGATGATATAGACAATGAATCAGTTGGGACACCTGATTATTTCTTAGCTTCCTGGAATAAACTACAGCTTAACTTATTCGAATCTAAATTACGTGTAATATTTGTGGGCAAATCTTGGGTACACATTTATTATTCACTCTCATCTCATGATGCTTTGCTCACGTGGAGCTTGCTGGCAATAGGCAATGGCATCTTCAGTTGGATGCTGAGAAGCAAGTAGAACGCAGCTCCCGTGTCTAATTAAGTCTGCGAGCTGAATACTTTGCgatctttcttttatcatcattaaCTCTGTCAATATAACACTTTGTAGGCTACGTTTCGCTAGTGTATCTTGGTTAAGCGCAGGTTTAGGTCTAGGCCTATAACTCGATTGCATTCACGCGGGAGTGTCTATATTAGGCTTATGAGTGCTATTTAGAAATTAAGTCATTGTGATAAATTTTACCTCACAAACTTTGCTTACAAGATAGATTTTATTGCTTGCATAATATAAACATCAAAACTAGCTGGagatttttaaaaagtattttcattTCAATGAAATGGGAGTTCAAGCGGAAGTTGTGCACGTTTTCGTGTTAATCGGTGCTTCGGGAGATTTAGCCCGGAAGAAGATTTACCCGACGCTGTTTCAGTTATATAAGAAAGAACTCCTGCCGAAAAACCTGGCCATCATCGGCTACTCTCGCGCTGACGTGTCGTTGAGTCACATTAGAAAGAGGTGCGTTATTGACATCTCCAGCGATGAAGAGGAAACATACGAAAAATTCTGGCTGATTAACTATTTCATCAAAGGCTCGTACGAGAACGAGCGGGATTTCGAATTCCTCAACCACTACATATACAAGACCGTATCGAAGCGAACCAACCGCTTGTTCTATTTGGCGCTGCCCCCGACACTGTTCGAAGTTGTGACTTCAAACATCAAGCGCAACTGTATGCAGAAAGGAACCGTAGATTGGACGAGGGTCATTGTTGAAAAACCCTTCGGCAAAGATTCCGAATCTGCGGCCAAGCTTTTCAAACATCTGGCTTCCCTTTTCAAACAAGAGGAGGTCTACCTGATTGACCATTATCTTGGCAAAGAGATGGTGGAGAATATTATCTATCTAAGGTAAGAAGATTGTGGTGTAAAATGGGCACTATTTTTGGTGGTAAAATGGGTACTATTTTTGGAGGTAAAA encodes:
- the LOC137652953 gene encoding glucose-6-phosphate 1-dehydrogenase-like, with amino-acid sequence MGVQAEVVHVFVLIGASGDLARKKIYPTLFQLYKKELLPKNLAIIGYSRADVSLSHIRKRCVIDISSDEEETYEKFWLINYFIKGSYENERDFEFLNHYIYKTVSKRTNRLFYLALPPTLFEVVTSNIKRNCMQKGTVDWTRVIVEKPFGKDSESAAKLFKHLASLFKQEEVYLIDHYLGKEMVENIIYLR